One part of the Ralstonia pickettii genome encodes these proteins:
- the tcdA gene encoding tRNA cyclic N6-threonylcarbamoyladenosine(37) synthase TcdA gives MSQVAISAPAHPPILDDEYARRFGGVARLYGPQALERFAAAHVCVIGIGGVGSWVAEAVARCGVGKFTLIDLDHIAVSNTNRQIHALGDAYGMAKVDAMAERILQINPRAEISRIDDFVTVENAEALLGHPFDYVIDAIDAVKVKTAIIAFCKRTGKRVVTCGAAGGQLDPTRIRVTDLSRTIQDPLLAKVRGNLRRQHGFSKNPKSRFGIDAVFSDEPLRYPEPEQQACAVELPVESSHAGIDDLAAAGHIAVVNAPPAPQPAQGPQGLACAGFGSSVCVTAVFGMVAASTALRAIAGV, from the coding sequence ATGAGCCAAGTAGCAATCAGCGCGCCAGCGCACCCGCCCATCCTCGATGACGAATACGCACGCCGCTTTGGTGGGGTTGCCCGGTTGTACGGCCCCCAAGCGCTTGAGCGTTTCGCGGCGGCGCACGTTTGCGTGATCGGTATCGGCGGCGTGGGCTCGTGGGTGGCCGAGGCAGTGGCGCGCTGCGGTGTCGGCAAATTCACGCTGATCGACCTCGATCACATCGCGGTGTCCAACACCAACCGCCAGATCCACGCGCTGGGCGACGCGTATGGCATGGCCAAGGTTGACGCCATGGCAGAGCGCATTCTGCAGATCAATCCGCGCGCCGAGATCAGCCGCATTGATGATTTCGTGACGGTCGAGAACGCCGAAGCATTGCTCGGCCATCCGTTCGATTACGTGATCGACGCGATCGATGCGGTGAAAGTGAAGACGGCCATCATTGCGTTCTGCAAACGCACCGGCAAACGCGTCGTGACGTGCGGCGCCGCGGGTGGGCAATTGGACCCCACGCGCATTCGCGTGACCGATCTCTCGCGCACGATTCAAGACCCGCTGCTGGCCAAGGTGCGCGGCAACCTGCGTCGCCAGCACGGCTTTTCGAAAAACCCGAAGTCGCGTTTTGGTATCGACGCGGTGTTCTCCGACGAGCCGCTGCGCTACCCCGAACCCGAGCAGCAGGCGTGCGCTGTGGAGTTGCCGGTCGAGTCCAGCCACGCCGGCATCGACGACCTTGCAGCGGCGGGCCACATTGCCGTGGTCAACGCGCCGCCCGCGCCACAGCCTGCGCAGGGGCCGCAGGGCCTGGCATGCGCGGGGTTTGGTTCGTCCGTATGTGTGACGGCGGTGTTCGGGATGGTGGCCGCGTCAACGGCGCTGCGGGCGATCGCCGGCGTCTGA
- a CDS encoding cytochrome c: protein MKAIASFSLLLLTGLLANAWAKDTPADTAQIKRGEYLAIAADCAACHTAPGGKPFAGGLPMQIPMLGTIYSSNITPDERTGIGKWTYEEFERAVRKGVDDDGNNLYPAMPYPSYAKINDADMRDLYAYFRNGVTAVENRRPRSTIRWPLNMRWPLKLWNLIFLKSEPYVAKADKSPTWNRGAYLTQGLAHCGTCHTPRGFAMQEKALDERASGYLAGSTLAGWTAFNITSDPTSGIGAWKREQLVQYLRTGSVPGVAQAAGPMGEAVQHSFSRMTMQDVESIAEYLRTVPAVSNNLERARQDWGKPATDVTALRGKPIETTIDAARLYLGNCATCHQADGRGTPDGYYPPLLHNSTVGTRDTTNLVQVILFGIERKAGDKHIGMPAFGRELSNEQLAALTNYVTRQFGDPATPGVTAEAIAKRRSLQ from the coding sequence ATGAAAGCGATCGCTTCCTTCTCGCTGCTGTTGCTGACTGGCCTGCTGGCGAATGCGTGGGCGAAGGACACGCCGGCCGACACCGCACAGATCAAACGCGGCGAATACCTCGCCATTGCGGCCGACTGTGCAGCCTGCCACACGGCACCGGGCGGCAAGCCGTTTGCCGGCGGCTTGCCGATGCAGATCCCGATGCTGGGCACAATCTACAGCAGCAACATCACGCCCGATGAAAGGACCGGCATCGGCAAATGGACCTACGAAGAATTCGAGCGCGCCGTGCGAAAAGGCGTGGACGATGACGGCAATAATCTGTATCCCGCCATGCCGTATCCATCGTACGCAAAGATCAACGATGCGGACATGCGCGATCTCTATGCGTACTTCCGCAACGGCGTCACGGCGGTGGAAAACCGACGGCCGCGCAGCACCATCCGCTGGCCGCTGAACATGCGCTGGCCGCTCAAGCTGTGGAACCTCATCTTCCTCAAGAGCGAGCCGTACGTAGCGAAGGCCGACAAATCTCCGACGTGGAATCGCGGTGCGTACCTCACGCAAGGGCTGGCACACTGCGGCACGTGCCACACGCCGCGCGGTTTCGCCATGCAGGAAAAGGCACTGGATGAGCGCGCCAGCGGTTATCTGGCGGGCTCAACGCTCGCGGGCTGGACGGCATTCAACATCACCTCGGACCCAACGAGCGGCATCGGTGCCTGGAAGCGGGAACAGCTCGTGCAATACCTGCGCACCGGCAGCGTGCCCGGCGTGGCGCAAGCCGCGGGCCCAATGGGCGAAGCGGTGCAGCACAGCTTCTCGCGGATGACGATGCAGGACGTCGAGTCCATCGCCGAATATCTGCGGACCGTGCCTGCGGTGAGCAACAACCTTGAACGCGCACGGCAGGATTGGGGCAAGCCCGCCACCGATGTGACAGCGCTGCGCGGCAAGCCCATCGAGACCACCATCGACGCCGCGCGTCTGTACCTCGGCAATTGCGCCACGTGTCACCAGGCCGATGGACGCGGCACGCCTGATGGCTATTACCCGCCGCTGCTGCACAACTCGACGGTCGGGACGCGGGACACGACCAACCTGGTGCAGGTGATCCTGTTCGGCATTGAACGCAAGGCAGGCGACAAGCACATCGGCATGCCGGCGTTTGGGCGTGAGCTGTCCAACGAACAACTCGCCGCGCTGACGAATTACGTCACACGCCAGTTTGGCGACCCGGCCACGCCGGGGGTGACTGCCGAAGCCATCGCAAAGCGGCGTTCATTGCAGTAG
- a CDS encoding AsmA family protein, translated as MRTSGKLALGLVITPVVIVAAAVIFVLTFDWNRARPYLNDRVSQAIGRPFAINGDLVLTWKKPEGESGWRAYVPWPRFIANDITVGNPDWAKQPNVATIRQLTFVLEALPLLAHRIVIPSVTLDTPAIALERDKQNRNNWTFDLTRGEGNNKKPSDWKLDLREIAFSRGSLALDDDIKRIHLTATVDTIDNQTLYTAANGTAIKSADQPAKEPAASGAAASATAAQTPAAPDPQQPYGIAWTVKGTYNNAAITGSGKAGGVLRLQDAQRPYPLQADVTVGKTRIDLAGTLTNPASLTAIDLRLHLSGASMAQLYPLTGVVLPDTPPFDTRGRLIGELRKRGSTWRYEKFTGRVGGSDLGGTLAYTMREPRPQLTGELVSHQLLFADLAPIIGADSNASKAKRADPSTDPGDSKTVRQPADKVLPVEPFRTDRWNAIDADVKFTGERIVHTADLPINHLVTHVKLQDAVLTLDPLNFGVAGGTLSSNIQLDGHATPMQARAALAARHFKIKQLFPKIESVRASVGEINGDARLSATGNSVSALLGSSNGEVKILVEQGTISKFILEAMGLNVGNVILTKLFGDKQVTINCAAGDFAVSNGLAQARTFVVDTQDAVIDVTGATSFKQEALDFTIHPDSKGLRVFSLRTPLYVKGTYKHPDVSVNPAVVALRAGGAVALALTAPVAAVLPVLELKPAPESACGKLLADVRQRPIAPPPGQTYHSKKPGRTPEGDLKSTQPDSGKTAAPQRRAGPPSREPLTTGG; from the coding sequence ATGCGTACATCCGGCAAACTCGCCCTCGGACTGGTCATCACACCCGTCGTCATCGTGGCAGCGGCGGTCATCTTTGTGCTGACGTTCGACTGGAACCGCGCCAGGCCTTATCTCAATGATCGCGTCTCGCAAGCCATCGGACGCCCCTTCGCCATCAACGGCGATCTGGTGCTCACGTGGAAGAAGCCCGAAGGCGAATCCGGCTGGCGTGCTTACGTGCCCTGGCCTCGGTTCATTGCCAACGACATCACCGTCGGAAACCCGGATTGGGCCAAGCAGCCGAACGTGGCCACCATCCGGCAACTCACGTTTGTGCTGGAGGCGCTGCCGCTGCTCGCGCATCGCATTGTCATCCCGAGCGTCACACTCGACACCCCCGCGATTGCGCTTGAGCGCGACAAGCAGAACCGCAACAACTGGACGTTCGATCTGACGCGCGGCGAAGGCAACAACAAGAAGCCCTCAGACTGGAAACTGGACCTGCGCGAAATTGCGTTCAGCAGGGGCTCGCTGGCGCTGGACGACGACATCAAGCGCATTCACCTGACGGCAACCGTCGACACCATAGACAACCAGACGCTGTACACCGCTGCTAACGGCACGGCCATCAAAAGCGCGGATCAGCCCGCCAAGGAGCCGGCTGCGTCCGGCGCCGCAGCCTCCGCTACCGCGGCACAGACGCCGGCGGCGCCGGATCCGCAGCAGCCTTATGGAATTGCGTGGACGGTCAAGGGCACCTATAACAACGCCGCCATCACGGGTAGCGGGAAGGCGGGCGGCGTGCTCCGCCTGCAGGACGCGCAACGGCCCTACCCGCTGCAGGCCGACGTGACGGTCGGCAAGACACGCATTGACCTGGCCGGCACGCTCACCAACCCCGCCAGCCTGACAGCGATCGACTTACGCCTGCACTTGTCGGGCGCGAGCATGGCGCAGCTGTATCCGCTGACTGGCGTGGTGCTGCCGGATACGCCCCCCTTCGACACGCGCGGCAGGCTGATCGGCGAGTTGCGAAAACGGGGTTCGACGTGGCGCTACGAGAAATTCACAGGCCGCGTGGGCGGCTCCGATTTAGGCGGCACCCTCGCCTATACGATGCGCGAGCCCCGTCCGCAATTGACGGGCGAGTTGGTTTCGCATCAATTGCTGTTTGCCGACCTCGCGCCCATCATCGGCGCCGACTCCAACGCCAGCAAGGCCAAGCGCGCTGACCCGAGCACCGACCCCGGCGACAGCAAGACCGTGCGCCAGCCTGCCGACAAGGTGCTGCCGGTGGAGCCCTTCCGCACCGATCGCTGGAACGCCATCGATGCCGACGTGAAGTTTACCGGCGAGCGCATCGTCCACACCGCAGATCTGCCGATCAACCACCTTGTTACGCACGTCAAATTGCAGGATGCGGTGCTCACGCTGGACCCGCTTAACTTCGGCGTTGCGGGCGGTACGCTCAGCTCCAACATCCAGCTCGACGGGCATGCCACGCCCATGCAGGCGCGCGCCGCGCTGGCAGCACGGCACTTCAAGATCAAGCAACTGTTCCCGAAGATCGAGTCCGTGCGTGCAAGCGTGGGCGAGATCAACGGCGATGCGCGGCTCTCGGCCACGGGCAACTCGGTGTCGGCACTGCTCGGCTCTTCCAACGGCGAGGTGAAGATCCTGGTGGAGCAAGGCACCATCAGCAAGTTCATCCTGGAAGCCATGGGGCTGAACGTCGGCAACGTGATCCTGACCAAGCTCTTTGGCGACAAGCAGGTCACCATCAACTGCGCGGCCGGCGACTTTGCCGTGAGCAATGGGCTGGCGCAGGCACGCACGTTCGTGGTGGATACACAGGATGCCGTCATCGACGTGACCGGCGCGACGAGTTTCAAGCAGGAAGCGCTGGACTTCACCATCCATCCGGATTCGAAGGGGCTGCGCGTGTTTTCGCTGCGCACGCCGCTGTATGTGAAGGGCACTTACAAGCATCCGGATGTGTCGGTCAACCCGGCCGTCGTGGCGCTGCGGGCAGGCGGCGCAGTGGCGCTGGCACTGACGGCGCCGGTGGCGGCGGTACTGCCTGTGCTTGAGCTCAAGCCGGCGCCCGAAAGCGCCTGCGGCAAGCTGCTCGCGGATGTGCGCCAACGCCCGATCGCACCGCCGCCCGGCCAGACATATCACAGCAAGAAGCCGGGCCGCACGCCGGAAGGCGATTTGAAGTCGACGCAGCCCGACTCGGGCAAGACCGCAGCGCCGCAGCGTCGCGCAGGCCCGCCGTCGCGCGAACCGCTGACCACCGGCGGCTGA
- a CDS encoding GMC family oxidoreductase gives MAQSEQTRQQADIVVVGSGVAGALVAYELARAGKSVLMLEAGPRLPRWEIVERFRNQADKMDFMAPYPSTPWAPHPEYGPPNNYLVLKGEHQFNSQYIRAVGGTTWHWAASTWRFLPNDFKLRSVYGIARDWPIQYQDLERYYGLAEEALGVWGPNDEDLGSPRSQPYPMTPLPLSFSERTIKDALNAHDASFHVVTEPVARNSRPYDGRPTCCGNNNCMPICPIGAMYNGIVHVEKAEQAGARLIENAVVFKLEVGPNKRIVAARYKDSKGAEHRVEGKWFVLAANGIETPKLMLMSTSQDFPKGVGNSSDMVGRNLMDHPGTGVSFYADRKLWPGRGPQEMTSLIGFRDGPFRATQAGKKLHLSNISRIEQETQRIFKEGKLIKPADLDARIRDQAARYVQFDSFHEILPLPENRIVPSATEVDAIGIPRPEITYHIDDYVKRSAVHTREVYATAAQVMGGTNVEFHDDFAPNNHITGATIMGADPKDSVVDKDCRTFDHPNLFISSSSAMPTVGTVNVTLTIAALALRIADQLKKEA, from the coding sequence GGAAATTGTCGAGCGCTTCCGCAACCAGGCCGACAAGATGGATTTCATGGCGCCGTATCCGTCAACGCCATGGGCACCGCATCCGGAATATGGCCCGCCCAACAACTACCTCGTGCTCAAGGGTGAGCATCAGTTCAACTCGCAGTACATCCGGGCGGTGGGCGGCACGACGTGGCACTGGGCCGCATCGACGTGGCGCTTCCTTCCGAACGATTTCAAGCTGCGCAGCGTGTATGGCATCGCGCGCGACTGGCCGATCCAGTATCAGGATCTGGAGCGCTATTACGGCCTGGCCGAAGAGGCCCTCGGCGTCTGGGGACCGAACGACGAAGACCTCGGTTCGCCGCGTAGCCAGCCTTATCCGATGACGCCGCTCCCGCTCTCGTTCAGTGAACGCACGATCAAGGACGCGCTCAATGCGCACGACGCGAGCTTCCACGTGGTCACCGAGCCGGTGGCGCGCAACAGTCGCCCGTACGACGGTCGCCCCACCTGCTGCGGCAACAACAACTGCATGCCGATCTGCCCGATCGGTGCGATGTACAACGGCATCGTGCATGTGGAGAAAGCCGAGCAGGCCGGCGCACGGCTGATCGAGAACGCCGTGGTCTTCAAGCTCGAAGTCGGCCCCAACAAGCGCATCGTGGCGGCGCGGTACAAGGATTCGAAAGGCGCCGAGCACCGCGTGGAAGGCAAGTGGTTCGTGCTGGCTGCCAACGGCATCGAAACGCCCAAGCTGATGCTGATGTCGACCAGCCAGGATTTTCCGAAGGGCGTGGGCAACAGCTCCGACATGGTGGGGCGCAACCTGATGGACCATCCCGGCACCGGCGTGAGCTTCTATGCCGACCGCAAGCTATGGCCGGGACGCGGGCCGCAGGAAATGACGTCGCTGATCGGCTTTCGCGATGGGCCGTTTCGCGCCACGCAGGCTGGCAAGAAGCTGCACCTGTCGAACATCTCGCGCATCGAGCAGGAAACGCAGCGCATCTTCAAGGAAGGCAAGCTCATCAAGCCGGCCGACCTCGATGCACGCATTCGCGACCAGGCCGCGCGCTACGTGCAGTTCGACAGCTTTCACGAGATCTTGCCGCTGCCCGAGAACCGCATCGTGCCGAGTGCGACGGAAGTGGACGCCATCGGCATTCCACGCCCCGAGATCACGTACCACATTGACGATTACGTCAAACGCAGCGCCGTGCATACGCGGGAGGTCTACGCGACGGCAGCCCAGGTAATGGGCGGCACCAATGTCGAATTCCACGACGACTTCGCACCCAACAATCACATCACCGGCGCAACCATCATGGGGGCCGATCCGAAAGACTCCGTGGTCGACAAGGATTGCCGGACCTTCGACCATCCGAATCTGTTCATCAGCAGCAGTTCCGCCATGCCGACGGTGGGCACCGTCAACGTGACGCTGACCATCGCGGCACTGGCCCTGAGGATTGCCGATCAACTGAAGAAGGAGGCGTGA